The following proteins are co-located in the Fusobacteria bacterium ZRK30 genome:
- the rlmF gene encoding 23S rRNA (adenine(1618)-N(6))-methyltransferase RlmF → MKNKKQKGFHSRNPHSGRYNFKSLIKDSKGLKKHIKSNPSGDNTIDFGDEKAVLELNRALLKSYYGIENWDIPKGFLCPPIPGRADYIHHISDLLPRSKKNIKVLDIGTGANCIYPIIGNSAYGWKFIGSDIDPVSVKNAKEIIQKNNLEDSIVIKLQSDKNNFFKGIIDEEYVDMTMCNPPFHASLKEALSANKQKRDNLNKTRASNLNEKLNFGGQKAELWCKGGEILFLKKMARESLLFSNKVGYFTSLVSKGENVKPMEKILKKLGASDIRIIEMVHGNKISRILAWSFNTKKK, encoded by the coding sequence TTGAAGAATAAAAAACAAAAAGGGTTTCATTCCAGAAATCCACATTCAGGAAGATATAATTTTAAATCCCTTATAAAGGACTCTAAAGGATTAAAAAAACACATAAAAAGTAACCCAAGTGGTGATAATACAATTGATTTTGGAGATGAAAAAGCAGTTCTGGAATTAAATAGGGCTCTGCTAAAATCTTATTATGGTATCGAAAATTGGGATATTCCAAAGGGATTTTTATGTCCCCCTATTCCGGGAAGAGCTGACTATATCCATCATATATCGGATCTATTGCCAAGATCTAAAAAAAATATCAAGGTTTTAGATATTGGAACCGGTGCAAATTGTATCTATCCCATTATCGGAAATAGTGCTTATGGGTGGAAGTTTATAGGTTCGGATATCGATCCTGTTTCAGTAAAAAATGCAAAGGAAATAATTCAAAAAAATAATTTAGAAGACAGTATAGTTATTAAACTTCAAAGTGATAAAAATAATTTCTTTAAAGGAATTATAGATGAAGAATATGTAGATATGACTATGTGTAACCCGCCATTTCATGCCTCTTTAAAGGAAGCGTTATCTGCCAACAAACAAAAAAGAGATAATTTGAATAAAACCAGGGCCTCTAATCTAAATGAAAAACTAAACTTTGGAGGGCAAAAAGCTGAACTTTGGTGCAAGGGAGGAGAGATCCTATTTCTGAAAAAAATGGCCAGAGAAAGTCTTTTATTTTCAAATAAGGTGGGATACTTTACTTCCCTTGTATCTAAGGGAGAAAATGTAAAACCTATGGAAAAAATCCTAAAGAAATTAGGTGCATCAGATATAAGAATTATAGAGATGGTACATGGGAATAAAATATCTAGAATTTTAGCTTGGAGTTTTAACACGAAAAAAAAATAG